ACTGGCGGCACCTGCCCGCCGACCGCCGCGCGGCGATCGCCCTGCGGCGGGACGCGGTCGAGGGCGTCTTTCGCGAGATCGTGGCGCAGGGCGTGCAGGCTGGGGTCTTCGACCCCTCCCTGAACGTCAAGCTGACGACAGTGCTGGCCCTTTCAGGTGCCAACTGGCTGCCCAACTGGTACCGTCCTCAGGGCGCGCTGAGCCCCACCGAGGTGGCCGACGCCTTTGCCGACCTGCTGCTGCGTGGGGTGGAGCGGCGCGAGGAATAGGCGCCGCCTCGAAAGACGCCACAAAACCGTGAGCTAAACGCGCTGCAGCGTGATTCTGGCGCGTTGACGCTATACGTGCGGGTGGGTTACACTGAACCTAACTAATGTTAGGAAGCAGACCCTACCACGCCCTGCCCGACCTGCAAGGAGAACGCGCATGACCACGGCCGACCTGACCGAGCAGCAGCACCTCGAAGCCTTCGAGGCCCGCATTCAGCGCGGCGAAAAGATCGAAGCCGGCGACTGGATGCCAGACGAGTACCGCCGCCAGCTGATCCGCATGATCTCGCAGCACGCCCACAGCGAGTACGTCGGCATGCTGCCCGAAGGGGCCTGGATCACCCGCGCGCCCAGCCTCAAGCGCAAGATGATCCTGATTGCCAAGGTGCAGGACGAGGCCGGGCACGGCCAGTACCTCTATCACGCCGCTGAAACCCTCGGCGCCACCCGCGAGGAAATGAACGATGCCCTGCTGAGCGGCAGGGCCAAGTATTCCAGCATCTTCAACTACCCCAGCCTCACCTGGGCTGACGTCGGCATGATCGGCTGGCTGGTCGACGGCGCGGCCATCAAGAACCAGACCATGCTGGCAGGCTGCTCGTACGGTCCCTACTCGCGCGCCATGGTCCGCATCTGCAGCGAGGAGACCTTTCATCACAAGCAGGGCAAGGAAATGGTCATCCAGTACGCGCGCGGCAGCGAGAAACAGCGTCAGATGGCCCA
The Deinococcus peraridilitoris DSM 19664 genome window above contains:
- the paaA gene encoding 1,2-phenylacetyl-CoA epoxidase subunit PaaA, encoding MTTADLTEQQHLEAFEARIQRGEKIEAGDWMPDEYRRQLIRMISQHAHSEYVGMLPEGAWITRAPSLKRKMILIAKVQDEAGHGQYLYHAAETLGATREEMNDALLSGRAKYSSIFNYPSLTWADVGMIGWLVDGAAIKNQTMLAGCSYGPYSRAMVRICSEETFHHKQGKEMVIQYARGSEKQRQMAQDALNRWWWPSLMMLGPHDADSPNSGVLSRWGVKLKSNDEVRQEFINEHVPELLEAGLTIPDPDLHQDESGNWIHGPIDWNEFWNVVKGNGPLNKERLGARQKAHDEGAWVREAMQAYAERQLAQAAD